CAGACAGGCTGCAGTGCGGTGCTTCTGGAGAGTGGGATGGACAGCAGCCAGAATGCGAAGGTACCTTTCTTTATGATTGCCCTTCCCAGTACACAGGGCTCTCACTGCTTGTGTAGAGTGCTCCTGTGGTATCGAAACTAACCGCtgatgttctctctgtgtgtctcagcTGTGACCTGTGAAACAGTGAATGGACCTGAAAATGGCTTTGTGGAATGTACCGGCGGTCATCCAGAATTCAGCCACAACTCGGCCTGTGAGTTCCGTTGTGAGGAGGGCTACAGATTAAGTGGATCACCCACGATTCAGTGCACAGCTCAGGGAGAATGGTCAGAGCCCTTCCCAAAGTGTGAAGGTAGGTCTCTGTCCTTTTTGAAATAATCCATTAATAATAAcacaatacctagctcttaaacAGCACTTCTCATCAgtggatctgaaagcactttccAAAAGAAGTCAGtgtcattgtccccattttagagatgtggAAAATGAGGCGCAGACAGGGGAAGTAATGCTTGTGGGCAGCAGACCCCCAAGAAGCATGATAGTATACCGCAAACGTTGTGCATTTAAGATTAAGCAATTCCTATCAAGTGCTTTGAGTGCAGAAGCTCTGCAAATCCAGTCAGCTAGATACAGTGATAATATCAGCTCTTGAAATTCACGCAGCACCTTTTTTCAGAAAGGCTGAACTCtaaaatgcttcagagaaaaatcACTGAAAGATCATTGCTCCCATCAGAGAAATGCAGAAATCTCCAGACTGAAATCTGGTGGACATCTGTCAGTACCAGAAATGGGGCATAATTTAGAACTTTTCTTAGAGATATTTTATACGTCTTACaagaatatatttgtattttagttACATGCTGTGAAATACTGAGACATCCAGAAATCCCATGTCCAGTCCCCTGAGACACCCAGATCCCAGCACTCCTAGTCACTTTCTTAGACTGCAGGGAGATAGCTTTGCGCTCTAACGCTCAGCTCCCATCAATGTATATTCTGTTACCctgcagaaaaaaagtttttctctTACTTTGCTCCAAACTAAGCTCCATGCTGTTCCATGTGATTTGCAGTTGTGCAGTGTGATGGCTTAAAGGCTCCAGCTCATGGCTCCCTGATGTGCTCTCCCGCTTCTGGGAACTTTCTGTGGAATTCAAGCTGTGAGTTTGCCTGTGAAGAAGGGTTTGTGTTGAAGGGATCAGACAGGCTGCAGTGCGGTGTTTCTGGAGAGTGGGATGGACAGCAGCCGGAATGCGAAGGTACCTTTCTTTATGATTGCCCTTCCCAGTACACAGAGCTCTCACTGCTTGTGTAGAGTGCTCCTGTGGCATCGAAACTAACCGCTGATGTTCTCTCTGTGTATCTCAGCTGTGACCTGTGAAACAGTGAACGGACCTGAAAATGGCTTTGTGGAATGTACCGGCGGTCATCCAGAATTCAGCCACAACTCGGCCTGTGAGTTCCGTTGTGAGGAGGGCTACAGATTAAGTGGATCACCCACGATTCAGTGCACAGCTCAGGGAGAATGGTCAGAGCCCTTCCCAAAGTGTGAAGGTAGGTCTCTGTCCTTTTGGAAATAATCCATTAATAATAAcacaatacctagctcttaaacAGCACTTCTCGTCAgtggatctgaaagcactttccAAAAGAAGTCAGtgtcattgtccccattttagagatgtggAAAATGAGGCGCAGACAGGGGAAGTAATGCTTGTGGGCAGCAGACCCCCAAGAAGCATGATTGTATACCGCGAACGTTGTGCATTTAAGATTAAGCAATTCCTATCAAGTGCTTTGAGTGCAGAAGCTCTGCAAATCCAGTCAGCTAGATACAGTGATAATATCAGCTCTTGAAATTCACGCAGCACCTTTTTTCAGAAAGGCTGAACTTtaaaatgcttcagagaaaaatcACTGAAAGATCATTGCTCCCATCAGAGAAATGCAGAAGTCTCCAGAGTGAAATCTGGTGGACATCTGTCAGTACCAGAAATGGGACATAATTTAGAACTTTTCTTAGAGATATTTTATACGTCTTACaagaatatatttgtattttagttACATGCTGTGAAATACTGAGACATCCAGAAATCCCATGTCCAGTCCCCTGAGACACCCAGATCCCAGCACTCCTAGTCACTTTCTTAGACTGCAGGGAGATAGCTTTGCGCTCTAACGCTCAGCTCCCATCAATGTATATTCTGTTACCctgcagaaaaaaagtttttctctTACTTTGCTCCAAACTAAGCTCCATGCTGTTCCATGTGATTTGCAGTTGTGCAGTGTGATGGCTTAAAGGCTCCAGCTCATGGCTCCCTGATGTGCTCTCCCGCTTCTGGGAACTTTCTGTGGAATTCAACCTGTGAGTTTGCCTGTCAAGAAGGGTTTGTGTTGAAGGGATCAGACAGGCTGCAGTGTGGTGTTTCTGGAGAGTGGGATGGACAGCAGCCGGAATGCGAAGGTACCTTTCTTTATGATTGCCCTTCCCAGTACACAGAGCTCTCACTGCTTGTGTAGAGTGCTCCTGTGGCATCGAAACTAACCGCtgatgttctctctgtgtgtctcagcTGTGACCTGTGAAACAGTGAATGGACCTGAAAATGGCTTTGTGGAATGTACCGGCGGTCATCCAGAATTCAGCCACAACTCGGCCTGTGAGTTCCGTTGTGAGGAGGGCTACAGATTAAGTGGATCACCCACGATTCAGTGCACAGCTCAGGGAGAATGGTCAGAGCCCTTCCCAAAGTGTGAAGGTAGGTCTCTGTCCTTTTGGAAATAATCCATTAATAATAAcacaatacctagctcttaaacAGCACTTCTCGTCAgtggatctgaaagcactttccAAAAGAAGTCAGtgtcattgtccccattttagagatgtggAAAATGAGGCGCAGACAGGGGAAGTAATGCTTGTGGGCAGCAGACCCCCAAGAAGCATGATTGTATACCGTGAACGTTGTGCATTTAAGATTAAGCAATTCCTATCAAGTGCTTCAAGTGCAGAAGCTCTGCAAATCCAGTCAGCTAGATACAATGATGATATCAGCTCTTGAAATTCACGCAGCACCTTTTTTCAGAAAGGCCTGAACTCTAaagtgcttcagagaaagatCACTGAAAGATCATTTGTCTCAGATCTGAAATGCAGATTGATTTGGAGAGGGGTCTGATGCACACCTGTCAGTACCAGAAATGGGGCATAATTTAGAACCTTTCTTAGAGATATTTTATACGTCTTACaagaatatatttgtattttagttACATGCTGGGAAATACTAAGACATCCAGAAATCCCATGTCCAGTCCCCTGAGACATCCGGATCCCAGCGCTCCTAGTCACTTTCTTAGACTGCAGGGAGATAGCTTTGCTCTCTAACGCCCAGCTCCCATCAATGTATATTCTGTTACCCTGCAGAAGAAAAGTTTTTCTCTTACTGTGCTCCAAACTAAGCTCCATGCTGTTCCATGTGATTTGCAGTTGTGCAGTGTGATGGCTTAAAGGCTCCAGCTCATGGCTCCCTGACGTGCTCTCCCGCTTCTGGGAACTTTCTGTGGAATTCAACCTGTGAGTTTGCCTGTCAAGAAGGGTTTGTGTTGAAGGGATCAGACAGGCTGCAGTGTGGTGTTTCTGGAGAGTGGGATGGACAGCAGCCGGAATGCGAAGGTACCTTTCTTTATGATTGCCCTTCCCAGTACACAGGGCTCTCACTGCTTGTGTAGAGTGCTCCTGTGGCATCGAAACTAACCGCtgatgttctctctgtgtgtctcagcTGTGACCTGTGAAACAGTGAATGGACCTGAAAATGGCTTTGTGGAATGTACCGGCGGTCATCCAGAATTCAGCCACAACTCGGCCTGTGAGTTCCGTTGTGAGGAGGGCTACAGATTAAGTGGATCACCCACGATTCAGTGCACAGCTCAGGGAGAATGGTCAGAGCCCTTCCCAAAGTGTGAAGGTAGGTCTCTGTCCTTTTGGAAATAATCCATTAATAATAAcacaatacctagctcttaaacAGCACTTCTCGTCAgtggatctgaaagcactttccAAAAGAAGTCAGtgtcattgtccccattttagagatgtggAAAATGAGGCGCAGACAGGGGAAGTAATGCTTGTGAGCAGCAGACCCCCAAGAAGCATGATTGTATACCGCGAATGATGTGCATTTAAGATTAATCAATTCCTATCAAGTGCTTCAAGTGCAGAAGCTCTGCAAATCCAGTCAGCTAGATACAGTGATAATATCAGCTCTTGAAATTCACGCAGCACCTTTTTTCAGAAAGGCCTGAACTCTAaagtgcttcagagaaagatCACTGAAAGATCATTTGTCTCAGATCTGAAATGCAGATTGATTTGGAGAGGGGTCTGATGCACACCTGTCAGTACCAGTAATGGAGCATAATTTAGAACCTTACCTAGAGCTTTTTTATACGTCTTACaagaatatatttgtattttagttACATGCTGGGAAATACTGAGACATCCCGAAATCCCATGTCCAGTCCCCTGAGACTCACGGATCCCAGCGCTCCTAGTCACTTTCTTAGACTGCAGGGAGATAGCTTTGCTCTCTAACGCCCAGCTCCCATCAATGTATATTCTGTTACCCTGCAGAAGAGAAGTTTTTCTCTTACTTTGCTCCAAACTAAGCTCCATGCTATTCCATGTGATTTGCAGTTGTGCAGTGTGATGGCTTAAAGGCTCCAGCTCATGGCTCCCTGATGTGCTCTCCCGCTTCTGGGAACTTTCTGTGGAATTCAACCTGTGAGTTTGCCTGTCAAGAAGGGTTTGTGTTGAAGGGATCAGACAGGCTGCAGTGCGGTGTTTCTGGAGAGTGGGACGGACAGCAGCCGGAATGCGAAGGTACCTTTCTTTATGATTGCCCTTCCCAGTACACAGGGCTCTCACTGCTTGTGTAGAGTGCTCCTGTGGCATCCAAACTAACAGCtgatgttctctctgtgtgtctcagcTGTGACCTGTGAAACAGTGAATGGACCTGAAAATGGCTTTGTGGAATGTACCGGCGGTCATCCAGAATTCAGCCACAACTCGGCCTGTGAGTTCCGTTGTGAGGAGGGCTACAGATTAAGTGGATCACCCACGATTCAGTGCACAGCTCAGGGAGAATGGTCAGAGCCCTTTCCAAAGTGTGAAGGTAGGTCTTTGTCCTTTTGAAATAATCAAGTCAGGCTCAGGAGCCTAGGTATCTGTTACAAGCATGACACCTCAAACCCTGTGTATTGAAGAGTAAGGCCAACTCATGAGCTGGTGCTGAttggcctagctccattgaaatcaacggagctacaccagtttgcatgagctgaggatctgatctaAAGTGATTGCTTTTGAAGTCTTAAAGTgcagaacatttgaaaaaaacagttAGCTTGATACAGTAGTAGTACCAGCCCTTTACTTTGCTGAAGTCTaatatattttaggaaaaactcACTGCAAGGACATTTATCCCAGAAACAAAATGCAGATGGTGAAATATGGTGCACATTTACTAGCACAAATAGTGGGACCCAGTTTTGGACATTTCTTAGAGTCTTCGTTAACCGTTTGTATGTGTTTTTGTATTTCAGTTGCACAGTGTGAAACCCTGATACCGTCTGAGAAGGGCTCCATGAATTGTTCACACCCTTTTGGGGATTTTGCATACAGCACAGTTTGCGAATTTAACTGTACAGGGGGATGGTTGCTTAACGGCTCTAAAGTACTTCAGTGCAGCgctgcagggaactggactgcAAGTCAGCCAACGTGCGAaggtattttgtatgtgtgtttttacTTGTGACTAGCGATGCTGAAGAGGCCTGGCCTTGTTATTAGACAAGGATGTAGGGAAGGATGGGATGCAACAAGAGAGACTTTTGTCATTTCTAGCTCTGGTCAGATAtattttttcccactgaaaatatttgactttttGTTAAAACCCCTGAAAACTCAGAAATTga
The nucleotide sequence above comes from Chelonia mydas isolate rCheMyd1 chromosome 8, rCheMyd1.pri.v2, whole genome shotgun sequence. Encoded proteins:
- the SELE gene encoding E-selectin isoform X1, yielding MIGLWFLSVLTYGLMVLEEGNCWTYHYSEKNMNYKLAEEWCRKHYTNMVAIQNKEEIVHLNAFLPFNPSYYWIGIRKIDNEWTWVGTRKRLTEEAKNWAKGEPNNRKNDEDCVEIYIKREKDAGKWNDERCSKEKVALCYAASCDQSSCSGHGECLETINNHTCLCDAGFYGPECQYVVTCDQLKEPDQGTLECSHPLQNYSYNSSCEVQCAEGYESTGFEPVWCTSSGNWSSPTPACTVVQCDGLKAPAHGSLTCSPASGNFLWNSSCEFACEEGFVLNGSDRLQCGASGEWDGQQPECEAVTCETVNGPENGFVECTGGHPEFSHNSACEFRCEEGYRLSGSPTIQCTAQGEWSEPFPKCEVVQCDGLKAPAHGSLMCSPASGNFLWNSSCEFACEEGFVLKGSDRLQCGVSGEWDGQQPECEAVTCETVNGPENGFVECTGGHPEFSHNSACEFRCEEGYRLSGSPTIQCTAQGEWSEPFPKCEVVQCDGLKAPAHGSLMCSPASGNFLWNSTCEFACQEGFVLKGSDRLQCGVSGEWDGQQPECEAVTCETVNGPENGFVECTGGHPEFSHNSACEFRCEEGYRLSGSPTIQCTAQGEWSEPFPKCEVVQCDGLKAPAHGSLTCSPASGNFLWNSTCEFACQEGFVLKGSDRLQCGVSGEWDGQQPECEAVTCETVNGPENGFVECTGGHPEFSHNSACEFRCEEGYRLSGSPTIQCTAQGEWSEPFPKCEVVQCDGLKAPAHGSLMCSPASGNFLWNSTCEFACQEGFVLKGSDRLQCGVSGEWDGQQPECEAVTCETVNGPENGFVECTGGHPEFSHNSACEFRCEEGYRLSGSPTIQCTAQGEWSEPFPKCEVAQCETLIPSEKGSMNCSHPFGDFAYSTVCEFNCTGGWLLNGSKVLQCSAAGNWTASQPTCEAPQVPEELLSYVSVGIAATGASLLSTASFLIWLVKRLRRKAKKFTPASSCQSLNLEHTFQSTGHLI
- the SELE gene encoding E-selectin isoform X2, with translation MIGLWFLSVLTYGLMVLEEGNCWTYHYSEKNMNYKLAEEWCRKHYTNMVAIQNKEEIVHLNAFLPFNPSYYWIGIRKIDNEWTWVGTRKRLTEEAKNWAKGEPNNRKNDEDCVEIYIKREKDAGKWNDERCSKEKVALCYAASCDQSSCSGHGECLETINNHTCLCDAGFYGPECQYVVTCDQLKEPDQGTLECSHPLQNYSYNSSCEVQCAEGYESTGFEPVWCTSSGNWSSPTPACTVVQCDGLKAPAHGSLTCSPASGNFLWNSSCEFACEEGFVLNGSDRLQCGASGEWDGQQPECEAVTCETVNGPENGFVECTGGHPEFSHNSACEFRCEEGYRLSGSPTIQCTAQGEWSEPFPKCEVVQCDGLKAPAHGSLMCSPASGNFLWNSSCEFACEEGFVLKGSDRLQCGVSGEWDGQQPECEAVTCETVNGPENGFVECTGGHPEFSHNSACEFRCEEGYRLSGSPTIQCTAQGEWSEPFPKCEVVQCDGLKAPAHGSLMCSPASGNFLWNSTCEFACQEGFVLKGSDRLQCGVSGEWDGQQPECEAVTCETVNGPENGFVECTGGHPEFSHNSACEFRCEEGYRLSGSPTIQCTAQGEWSEPFPKCEVVQCDGLKAPAHGSLTCSPASGNFLWNSTCEFACQEGFVLKGSDRLQCGVSGEWDGQQPECEAVTCETVNGPENGFVECTGGHPEFSHNSACEFRCEEGYRLSGSPTIQCTAQGEWSEPFPKCEVAQCETLIPSEKGSMNCSHPFGDFAYSTVCEFNCTGGWLLNGSKVLQCSAAGNWTASQPTCEAPQVPEELLSYVSVGIAATGASLLSTASFLIWLVKRLRRKAKKFTPASSCQSLNLEHTFQSTGHLI